One genomic window of Borreliella garinii includes the following:
- the fliH gene encoding flagellar assembly protein FliH — MPKVLYKSSEVDNSVKFEFVEIAKPVFESLEIKEKEGKVYDIESQIAKLKEELQFLRDEKLQLEEELVKRQELAKEEIQIESDRLIEEARIKANEVLETAKQEADLLQREAIYKKESIETESNAEIERLAREYEEKLKRDLEVATAKGREEGYSKGYESGFEDFDKVMRKLHSIIASLIAERKSILESSSGQIVSLVMQIAIKVIKRITDSQKDIILENVNEVLKRIKDKTQITIRVNLDDLDIVRHKKSDFISRFDIIETLEIIEDPNIGKGGCIIETNFGEIDARISSQLDKIEEKFKNFSLLS, encoded by the coding sequence TTGCCTAAGGTTTTATATAAATCATCAGAAGTTGATAATTCAGTAAAGTTTGAATTTGTTGAGATAGCAAAGCCTGTTTTTGAATCCTTGGAAATTAAGGAGAAGGAAGGCAAAGTTTACGACATAGAAAGTCAAATTGCCAAACTTAAAGAAGAGTTACAATTTTTAAGAGATGAAAAATTGCAACTTGAGGAAGAGCTTGTTAAAAGACAAGAACTTGCCAAAGAAGAAATCCAAATTGAATCTGATAGGCTTATTGAAGAGGCCAGGATAAAAGCCAATGAAGTATTAGAGACAGCAAAGCAAGAAGCAGATCTTTTGCAAAGAGAAGCTATTTATAAGAAGGAATCCATTGAGACCGAGTCTAATGCTGAAATTGAAAGATTGGCAAGAGAGTATGAGGAAAAATTAAAAAGAGATCTTGAGGTAGCAACCGCTAAAGGCAGGGAAGAAGGGTATAGCAAAGGTTATGAAAGTGGTTTTGAAGATTTTGACAAAGTTATGAGAAAGCTTCATAGCATAATAGCATCTTTGATTGCCGAAAGGAAAAGCATTCTTGAATCTTCGAGTGGTCAAATAGTAAGTCTTGTTATGCAAATTGCAATTAAGGTTATTAAGAGAATTACAGATTCTCAAAAAGATATTATCTTGGAAAATGTTAATGAGGTATTGAAAAGGATAAAAGATAAGACGCAGATTACCATTCGTGTAAATCTTGATGATTTAGATATTGTTAGACATAAAAAGAGTGATTTTATTTCTAGATTTGATATTATAGAAACTTTAGAAATAATAGAAGATCCCAACATAGGCAAAGGTGGTTGTATAATTGAAACTAATTTTGGAGAGATTGATGCGCGTATTTCTTCTCAACTTGATAAAATAGAGGAAAAATTTAAAAATTTTTCGTTATTGAGTTAA